Proteins co-encoded in one Cupriavidus taiwanensis genomic window:
- a CDS encoding TetR/AcrR family transcriptional regulator — protein MRRILEAAQRHFNEHGLERASVDAIAADAGVSKMTVYNNFGSKERLFQAIVRDRTAPVVAGVPGAGALDPDEPEQALLAIGGRFLALTRGDDALGALRAVYGVAGAQPEACRTFYKDGPERVKSELAAYLRRANSAGTLKVRNPLQAADLFLSMFLGSGHMRGLLKLEMPDTRENRALLREAVRVFLAAYGA, from the coding sequence GTGCGGCGCATCCTGGAAGCGGCGCAAAGGCACTTCAACGAGCATGGCCTGGAGCGTGCCAGCGTGGATGCCATCGCCGCGGACGCCGGTGTGTCCAAGATGACTGTGTACAACAACTTCGGCTCCAAGGAGAGGCTGTTCCAGGCGATCGTGCGCGACCGGACGGCGCCGGTGGTGGCTGGCGTCCCGGGCGCCGGGGCGCTGGACCCGGACGAACCCGAGCAGGCGCTGCTGGCGATCGGTGGCCGGTTTCTCGCACTGACGCGCGGGGACGACGCCCTGGGCGCGTTGCGCGCTGTCTACGGCGTCGCGGGGGCGCAACCGGAAGCCTGCCGTACGTTCTACAAGGACGGCCCGGAGCGTGTGAAGAGCGAGCTGGCTGCATACCTGCGCCGTGCCAACTCCGCGGGCACGCTGAAGGTGCGGAACCCGCTTCAGGCAGCGGACCTGTTCCTGTCGATGTTCCTGGGCTCCGGGCACATGCGCGGACTGCTGAAGCTCGAGATGCCAGATACCCGGGAAAACAGGGCTCTTCTGCGCGAGGCCGTACGGGTCTTCCTGGCGGCCTACGGCGCATAG
- the uvrA gene encoding excinuclease ABC subunit UvrA, translating to MSSKQLIRIRGARQHNLKDVDLDLRPGEMTVVTGPSGSGKSSLVFDTLYAEGQRRYVETFSAYARQFLDRMDRPQVERVDGVPPAIAIDQTNPVRSSRSTVGTMTELNDHLKLLYARAAELFDKQTAQPVRHDSPETIYAELVARTAAGQPHHDARLVVTFPVELPESATDEEVQQWLSVSGYTRVQAQRVVQSPTGARKLLDVVADRFRIGNAEKVRVVEAIEASLRRGGGRVNIYVLSDGDDGPVWRYSTGLHSPDSDLRYADPQPALFSFNSAYGACETCRGFGRVIGVDLGLVIPDARKTLRGGAIKPMQTPAWKECQDDLMRYAGKAGIPRDTPWSELTGAERDWVIHGSPDWNGQWNKQWYGVMRFFNYLESKAYKMHIRVLLSKYRSYTPCETCGGARLKTESLLWRLGSRDNADAVLAPQRRFLPRGADWDRAQLEALPGLTVHDLMLLPIERIRRFFDALTLPSAMLDDALKLLLAEVRTRLKYLCDVGLGYLTLDRQSRTLSGGEVQRINLTTALGTSLVNTLFVLDEPSIGLHPRDLNRIVEAMHRLRDAGNTLVVVEHDPSVMLAADRLIDMGPGPGERGGNIIFDGTPADIRQAGTLTGDYLGGRRRVADASHWQRRPVDGKQPRIVLEGATEHNLQDVTVEIPLQRLVCVTGVSGSGKSTLLQDVLYPAMARHFGKATESPGAFRALTGAELVDDVVFVDQSPIGKTARSNPASYVGAFDEIRKLFAKAPLALQRSYTAGTFSFNSGDGRCPTCGGSGFEHVEMQFLSDVYLRCPDCDGTRYRAEVLEVKIERAAPGQPPRLLSIADVLELTVSEAAACFAGDAAVLRVLQPIVDVGLEYMKLGQPVPTLSGGEAQRLKLAGFLAEAAQATPSRTRPSTMPRRLFMFDEPTTGLHFDDIAKLMRAFGKLLDGGHSLIVIEHNLDVIRAADWLIDLGPEGGDAGGRVLCTGTPEDVKRCAGSHTGQALIHYDAALGEAGTLAAERAESEGVPLQAALQARRARREVEGENVVRIVNAQEHNLKALNVDIPHGKFNVVTGVSGSGKSTLAFDILFHEGQRRYLESLNAYARSIVQPAGRPEVDAVYGIPPTVAIEQRLSRGGRKSTVATTSEVWHFLRLLYVKLGIQHCVHDGAPVTSQSPESIAAQLLRDHRGQHVGLLAPLVVNRKGVYTDLAKWAKARGNTHLRVDGEFLPVDPWPRLDRFREHTIELPVGDLVVSAENEAGLRALLAQTLEAGKGVMHLLAPLDGLDHAMHNGGTAHVGEVKVFSTRRACPQCGTSYPELDPRMFSYNSKHGWCGTCVGTGLALTREQRAAFDDTVLADDNRGREQSLPSEEQEPEGVVDTPCPDCHGTRLNPVARAVTFDDNAIVDVAQWTVTETRRWVDGLRLAGRDAEIARDVVSEIGSRLQFLEEVGLGYLSLDRAAPSLSGGEAQRIRLAAQLGSNLQGVCYVLDEPTIGLHPRDNQILLDALRKLGDKGNTLVVVEHDEDTIRRADHIIDIGPGAGKRGGTLVAQGGVAELAAATASTTGQFLARPIVHPLQPRRKVSAGAAGKPADPPQWLTVHGASLHNLRHVTARLPLSRLVAITGVSGSGKSTLARDVLMTNLLDAVGRSVLSSPATRRARNAAKGDNGAGKATARKPLEVRHNWHGCEAITGWEAIDRVLEVDQTPIGKTPRSCPATYIGVWDTIRRLFADTLEARARGYTASRFSFNTGDGRCPACEGQGVRTIGMSFLPDVKVPCDVCHGQRFNPETLAVTWRGKNIGEVLTMEIDEAVEFFAAMSNIAHPLQLMKDVGLGYLTLGQPSPTLSGGEAQRIKLVTELSKVRDDITRRGQKAPHTLYVLDEPTVGLHMADVARLIRVLHRLADGGHSVVVIEHDLDVIAEADWIIDLGPEGGAGGGTIVGAADPEALSRNRASHTGAALLPVLARGSAAAGKVSLG from the coding sequence GTGTCGAGCAAGCAGCTAATCCGCATTCGCGGCGCCCGCCAGCACAACCTCAAGGATGTCGATCTCGACCTGCGTCCCGGCGAGATGACCGTGGTGACGGGGCCGTCCGGCTCCGGCAAGTCCAGCCTGGTGTTCGACACACTCTATGCCGAAGGCCAGCGCCGCTACGTCGAGACCTTCAGCGCCTATGCGCGCCAGTTCCTGGACCGGATGGACCGGCCCCAGGTCGAGCGCGTCGATGGCGTGCCCCCGGCCATTGCCATCGACCAGACCAACCCGGTGCGCAGCTCGCGTTCGACGGTCGGTACCATGACTGAGCTGAACGACCACCTGAAGCTGCTGTACGCGCGCGCGGCGGAGCTGTTCGACAAGCAGACCGCGCAGCCGGTGCGGCATGACTCGCCCGAAACCATCTACGCCGAACTGGTCGCGCGCACGGCCGCCGGCCAGCCGCATCACGACGCGCGGCTGGTGGTGACGTTCCCGGTGGAGCTGCCGGAATCGGCCACCGACGAGGAAGTCCAGCAATGGCTGTCGGTCAGCGGCTATACGCGCGTGCAGGCGCAGCGCGTGGTGCAGTCGCCCACCGGCGCGCGCAAGCTGCTCGACGTGGTCGCGGACCGCTTCCGCATCGGCAATGCCGAGAAAGTGCGCGTGGTCGAGGCCATCGAAGCCTCGCTCAGGCGGGGCGGCGGGCGCGTCAACATCTACGTGCTGAGCGACGGCGACGACGGCCCGGTGTGGCGCTATTCCACCGGCCTGCACAGCCCGGACAGCGACCTGCGCTATGCCGACCCGCAGCCCGCGCTGTTTTCCTTCAACTCGGCCTATGGTGCCTGCGAAACCTGCCGCGGCTTCGGCCGCGTGATCGGCGTCGATCTGGGGCTGGTGATTCCCGATGCGCGCAAGACGCTGCGCGGCGGCGCGATCAAGCCGATGCAGACGCCAGCCTGGAAGGAATGCCAGGACGACCTGATGCGCTATGCCGGCAAGGCCGGCATTCCGCGCGACACGCCCTGGTCGGAACTGACCGGGGCCGAGCGCGATTGGGTCATCCACGGCTCGCCGGACTGGAACGGCCAGTGGAACAAGCAGTGGTACGGCGTGATGCGGTTCTTCAACTACCTCGAGTCGAAGGCCTACAAGATGCACATCCGTGTGCTGCTGTCGAAGTACCGCAGCTACACGCCGTGCGAAACCTGCGGCGGTGCGCGCCTGAAGACCGAGTCGCTGCTGTGGCGGCTCGGTTCCAGGGACAATGCCGACGCCGTGCTGGCGCCGCAGCGCCGCTTCCTGCCGCGCGGCGCCGACTGGGACCGCGCGCAGCTGGAAGCGCTGCCGGGCCTGACCGTGCATGACCTGATGCTGCTGCCGATCGAGCGGATTCGCCGCTTCTTCGACGCGCTGACACTGCCCAGCGCGATGCTGGACGATGCGCTCAAGCTGTTGCTGGCCGAGGTGCGCACGCGGCTGAAATACCTGTGCGACGTGGGCCTGGGCTACCTGACGCTGGACCGCCAGAGCCGCACGCTGTCCGGCGGCGAGGTGCAGCGCATCAACCTGACCACGGCGCTGGGCACGTCGCTGGTCAACACGCTGTTCGTGCTGGACGAGCCCAGCATCGGCCTGCACCCGCGCGACCTCAACCGCATCGTCGAGGCCATGCACCGGCTGCGCGACGCGGGCAATACGCTGGTGGTGGTGGAGCACGATCCGTCGGTGATGCTGGCCGCCGACCGCCTGATCGACATGGGCCCCGGCCCGGGCGAGCGCGGCGGCAACATCATCTTCGACGGCACGCCGGCGGATATCCGCCAGGCCGGCACGCTGACCGGCGATTACCTGGGCGGGCGCCGCCGCGTGGCCGATGCCTCGCACTGGCAGCGCCGGCCGGTCGACGGCAAGCAGCCGCGCATCGTGCTGGAGGGCGCGACCGAGCATAACCTGCAGGACGTCACGGTGGAGATCCCGCTGCAGCGGCTGGTGTGCGTGACCGGGGTATCCGGCTCGGGCAAGTCCACGCTGCTGCAGGACGTGCTGTATCCCGCCATGGCGCGGCACTTCGGCAAGGCCACCGAGTCGCCGGGCGCGTTCCGCGCGCTGACCGGCGCGGAGCTGGTCGACGATGTGGTCTTCGTCGACCAGTCGCCGATCGGCAAGACCGCGCGCTCGAACCCCGCCAGCTATGTCGGCGCCTTCGACGAGATCCGCAAGCTCTTTGCCAAGGCCCCGCTGGCGCTGCAGCGCAGCTATACCGCGGGCACCTTCAGCTTCAACTCCGGCGACGGGCGCTGCCCGACCTGCGGCGGCTCGGGCTTCGAGCACGTCGAGATGCAGTTCCTCAGCGACGTCTACCTGCGTTGCCCGGACTGCGACGGCACCCGCTACCGCGCGGAAGTGCTCGAGGTAAAGATCGAGCGCGCCGCGCCCGGCCAGCCGCCACGCCTGCTCAGCATCGCCGACGTGCTCGAGCTTACCGTCAGCGAGGCGGCGGCCTGCTTTGCCGGCGACGCGGCCGTGCTGCGCGTGCTGCAGCCGATTGTCGATGTCGGGCTCGAATACATGAAGCTGGGCCAGCCGGTGCCGACGCTGTCGGGCGGCGAGGCGCAGCGCCTCAAGCTGGCCGGCTTTCTCGCCGAAGCCGCGCAGGCGACGCCGTCGCGGACCCGGCCCAGCACCATGCCGCGCCGGCTGTTCATGTTCGACGAGCCCACCACGGGCCTGCATTTCGACGACATCGCCAAGTTGATGCGGGCCTTCGGCAAGCTGCTCGATGGCGGCCATTCGCTGATCGTGATCGAGCACAACCTCGACGTGATCCGCGCCGCCGACTGGCTGATCGACCTGGGGCCCGAGGGCGGCGACGCGGGCGGGCGCGTGCTCTGCACCGGCACCCCCGAAGACGTGAAGCGCTGCGCCGGGTCGCATACCGGCCAGGCGCTGATCCATTATGACGCGGCGCTCGGCGAAGCCGGCACGCTGGCAGCGGAACGCGCCGAGAGCGAAGGCGTGCCGCTGCAGGCCGCGCTGCAGGCGCGCCGCGCGCGCCGCGAGGTGGAAGGCGAGAACGTGGTGCGCATCGTCAATGCGCAAGAGCACAACCTGAAGGCGCTCAACGTCGACATCCCGCACGGCAAGTTCAACGTGGTCACCGGCGTGTCGGGTTCGGGCAAGTCGACGTTGGCGTTCGACATCCTGTTCCACGAGGGCCAGCGGCGCTACCTGGAATCGCTCAACGCCTATGCGCGTTCGATCGTGCAGCCCGCGGGCCGGCCCGAGGTGGATGCGGTCTACGGCATCCCGCCCACGGTGGCGATCGAGCAGCGGCTATCGCGCGGCGGCCGCAAGAGCACGGTGGCGACCACTTCCGAGGTCTGGCACTTCCTGCGCCTGCTCTACGTCAAGCTGGGCATCCAGCACTGCGTGCATGACGGCGCGCCGGTGACATCGCAGAGCCCCGAGTCGATCGCCGCGCAGCTGCTGCGCGACCATCGCGGCCAGCATGTGGGGCTGCTGGCGCCGCTGGTGGTGAACCGCAAGGGGGTCTACACGGACCTCGCCAAGTGGGCCAAGGCGCGCGGCAACACGCACCTGCGCGTCGACGGCGAGTTCCTGCCGGTGGACCCGTGGCCGCGGCTGGACCGCTTCCGCGAGCACACCATCGAGCTGCCCGTGGGCGACCTGGTGGTGTCGGCGGAGAACGAAGCCGGCCTGCGCGCGCTGCTGGCGCAGACGCTGGAGGCCGGCAAGGGCGTGATGCACCTGCTGGCGCCGCTGGATGGACTCGACCATGCCATGCACAACGGCGGCACCGCGCACGTGGGCGAGGTCAAGGTGTTCTCGACCAGGCGCGCGTGCCCGCAATGCGGCACCAGCTATCCGGAACTGGACCCGCGCATGTTCTCGTACAACAGCAAGCACGGCTGGTGCGGCACCTGCGTCGGCACCGGGCTGGCGCTGACGCGCGAGCAGCGCGCGGCCTTCGACGACACCGTGCTGGCCGATGACAACCGCGGCCGCGAGCAGAGCCTGCCGTCGGAGGAGCAGGAGCCCGAAGGCGTGGTCGACACGCCGTGCCCGGACTGCCATGGCACCCGCCTGAACCCGGTGGCGCGCGCGGTGACCTTCGATGACAACGCGATTGTCGACGTGGCGCAGTGGACCGTGACGGAGACCCGCCGCTGGGTCGACGGCCTGCGCCTGGCCGGGCGCGATGCCGAGATTGCGCGCGACGTGGTCAGCGAGATCGGCAGCCGCCTGCAGTTCCTGGAAGAAGTGGGGCTGGGCTACCTCAGCCTGGACCGCGCCGCGCCCAGCCTGTCCGGCGGCGAGGCGCAGCGCATCCGCCTGGCGGCGCAGCTCGGCAGCAACCTGCAGGGGGTCTGCTACGTGCTGGACGAGCCCACCATCGGCCTGCATCCGCGCGACAACCAGATCCTGCTGGACGCGCTGCGCAAGCTGGGCGACAAGGGCAACACGCTGGTGGTGGTGGAGCACGACGAAGACACCATCCGCCGCGCCGACCATATCATCGACATCGGCCCGGGCGCGGGCAAGCGTGGCGGCACGCTGGTGGCGCAGGGCGGCGTGGCCGAGCTGGCCGCGGCGACGGCGTCCACCACCGGCCAGTTCCTGGCCAGGCCGATCGTCCATCCGCTGCAGCCGCGGCGCAAGGTCAGCGCCGGCGCCGCGGGCAAGCCGGCGGATCCGCCGCAATGGCTGACGGTGCACGGCGCGTCGCTGCACAACCTGCGCCACGTGACCGCGCGCCTGCCGCTGTCGCGGCTGGTGGCGATCACGGGGGTATCCGGCTCGGGCAAGTCGACGCTGGCGCGCGATGTGCTGATGACCAACCTGCTCGATGCGGTGGGCCGCTCGGTGCTGTCATCGCCGGCGACCCGGCGCGCGCGCAATGCGGCCAAGGGCGACAACGGCGCGGGCAAGGCCACTGCCAGGAAGCCGCTCGAGGTCCGGCACAACTGGCATGGCTGCGAAGCGATCACCGGCTGGGAAGCGATCGACCGCGTGCTGGAAGTCGACCAGACCCCGATCGGCAAGACCCCGCGCTCCTGCCCGGCGACCTATATCGGCGTGTGGGACACCATCCGCAGGCTGTTCGCCGATACGCTGGAAGCGCGCGCACGCGGCTACACCGCCTCGCGCTTCTCGTTCAACACCGGCGACGGGCGCTGCCCCGCGTGCGAAGGGCAGGGCGTGCGCACCATCGGCATGAGCTTCCTGCCGGACGTGAAGGTGCCGTGCGATGTCTGCCACGGGCAGCGCTTCAACCCCGAGACCCTGGCCGTGACCTGGCGCGGCAAGAATATCGGCGAAGTGCTGACCATGGAGATCGACGAGGCGGTGGAGTTCTTTGCGGCGATGTCGAACATTGCCCATCCGCTGCAGCTGATGAAGGACGTGGGCCTGGGCTACCTGACGCTGGGCCAGCCGTCGCCGACGCTGTCCGGTGGCGAGGCGCAGCGCATCAAGCTGGTGACCGAGCTGAGCAAGGTGCGCGACGACATCACGCGGCGCGGCCAGAAGGCGCCGCACACGCTGTATGTGCTCGACGAACCCACCGTGGGCCTGCACATGGCCGACGTGGCTCGCCTGATCCGCGTGCTGCACCGGCTTGCCGATGGCGGTCACAGCGTGGTGGTGATCGAGCATGACCTCGACGTGATCGCCGAGGCCGACTGGATCATCGACCTCGGTCCCGAAGGCGGCGCGGGCGGTGGCACCATCGTCGGCGCGGCCGATCCCGAGGCGCTGTCGCGCAACCGCGCCAGCCATACCGGCGCGGCGCTGCTGCCGGTGCTGGCGCGGGGCAGCGCCGCGGCGGGCAAGGTGAGTCTCGGCTGA